The window CCGGCAACTCGTCGTGACAAGTTGCCGATGAACGCTTCTCGCGCCGCCAGATCCCCCGCTACCCTGGTCCGCCTGCCCGGCACACCGCTGCTTGCGCAGATCGAGCTGCAGGGCAAGGGCAGCTTCGCCGCCAAGCCCAAAGCTTGGTCGAATCGGTGTCTGCCACGGACTGTGAGGCGCTCAACCAGCTGCAGGCACTGCGATTTCGGCGCGCCGACGCCAGCGTCGCCGAGCGCTCAACCGCCGGGCGGGTCGTACTCGGGGCCGGAGGCCGGCAGCTCGCGCTTCAGGTAGCGCACCACCGACTCGGCGCGCGGACCGACTTGCTGGACGGCTCGACGCAACTGCGCGTGGTCGACGTCCAGCAAGCGACACCAATAGGCGACGTCGACGTCGCGCAAGAGGTCGATGCGCGCGGACGATGCGATCGAAGACGGGTTCGTTTCGACGACCATGCCTGCCTCCTTCGGAGCGAAGACGAATCCATTATGAGACGGCACGGCTGCCGGGTGGAGGGCTTCCCCCTCTTCTCGCCGTGGCACGGTCAGACGGGCCGGCATATGCAAAGCCGCAAAGCGTCCTTGTCCACCGGGACCTCGCGGCTTAGGGTCGAGGGTTGTTCCGCGACTGCACTTCTCTCTCTCGCACACCAAACCAGAACCCCATGAAAGTCATCAGCATTCTCGGCAGTCCCTCGTTGCGTTCGCGCTCCGGCGCCCTGCTCCAGTTGGCGCAGGCCAGGCTGCAGCCTCACGCGACCACCACAGAGACGATCACGGTCCGCGACCTGCCCGGCCAGGCACTGCTGCACGCCGAATTCGCCGACACCGACATCCAGGCCGCGATCCGCAAGGTGCTGGAGGCGCAGGTCGTCCTCGTCGCCACCCCGATCTACAAGGCCGCCTACAGCGGCCTGCTGAAGAGCTTCCTCGACCTGTTGCCACAGGACGGACTGCGCGACAAGACCGTGCTGCCACTCGCCACGGGCGGAAGCGCAGCTCACCTGCTGGCTCTCGACTACGCGCTCAAGCCGGTGCTGTCGGCGCTGGGTGCTCGCGACATCCTCGACGCGGTCTACGCCAGCGATGCGCAGATCCCGAGCGTGGACGGCCGCTACGAGGTCGACGCAGAGATCGGCGTGCGCGTGGAACAGTCACTGCGCAGCGTCATCGAGCGCGATGCTGTGTTGGCACGTGCACGCGGCACGCCCCAGCCGCCCTGGTTGAGCCACCGCGTGCGCTGGGCGGTGTGATAGAGCGCCCACAAAGCACAACGGGTTGCAACATCGCTGCTGCAACCCGTTGATTTTTTGGCGGAGTGGACGGGGCTCGAACCCGCGACCCCCGGCGTGACAGGCCGGTATTCTAACCAACTGAACTACCACTCCATGTGGTTGGCAGGTTTCACATCGCTGTGCAAGTCCTGCGCTGACTTGGCGTCCCCTAGGGGATTCGAACCCCTGTAATCACCGTGAAAGGGTGGTGTCCTAGGCCTCTAGACGAAGGGGACTGAAACCTTCTGGCAAATCACTTCTCTTTTGAACAGCGCCACCGCAGCTTCAAGCCTTTGGTGGAGGTAAGCGGGATCGAACCGCTGACCTCTTGCATGCCATGCAAGCGCTCTCCCAGCTGAGCTATACCCCCGGCGCTGTTCAAGCGAGACTGAAATTATATGACGATTTTCAGGATGCTCGCAAGCGAGCCAGCACAGTGTCGCGGGCAAACAGGGCCAGCACGGCATCGACCGACGGCGTCTGCGCGCGGCCGCACACCAGCACGCGCACCGCATGCGCCAGTTGCGGCATCTTCAGGCCGTGCTCGGCAAGCGTTGCCTTGAAGGCCTGCTGGATGGATGCGGCATCCCACGCGATCTCGGCGAACTGGACCGCGAGCGACGACAGCGCGGGCTTCACCGCGTCGGTCACGTGGGCCGCAAGGTCCTCGGCGCTCGGCGTCACGTCGCCGAAGTACATCGCCAGCCACTGCGCCAGCTCCGCGGTGGTCGCGCAGCGGTCCTTGAACAAGCCACACAGCTTCGCGAGCCGCTCGTCGGTGGGAGCGGCAAGGCCCAGCCGATGCAACTGCAGCGCCACCAGCGGCGCCAGCACGGCATCGTCGGTGCGCTTGAGGTGCTGGGCACCGACCCAGCGCAGCTTGGCCTCGTCGAACTGTGCAGCGCTCTTGCCGAGGTGATCGAGGTTGAACCATTCGACCAGTTGCTCGCGCGAGAAGATCTCGTCATCGCCGTGGCTCCAGCCCAGGCGGGCCAGGTAGTTCACCACCGCATCGGCGAGGTAGCCCTCGTCGCGATACTGCGTGACGGGCTTGGCGCCGTGGCGCTTGCTCATCTTCTCGCCCTGCTCGTTCAGCACGGTCGGCAGGTGCGCGTAGACCGGCGGCTCGTGACCCAACGCTCGCAGGATGTGGATCTGCCGCGGCGTGTTGTTCACGTGGTCGTCACCGCGGATCACGTGCGTGATCTGCATGTCGGCGTCGTCGACGACGACGCAGAAGTTGTAGGTCGGCGTGCCGTCGGGCCGGGCGATCACCAGGTCGTCGAGCTCGTCATTGCTGAACTCGATGCGGCCCTTGACCTTGTCGTCCCACGCCACGCTGCCGCCGATCGGCGAGCGGAAGCGGATCACCGGTTGCACACCCGCCGGCACCGGCGGCAGCGTCTTGCCGGGTTCGGGCCGCCAGGTGCCGTCGTAGCGCGGCTTCTGCTTGGCGGCCATCTGGCGCTCGCGCAACGCGTCGAGCTCGGCCTGGGCCATGTAGCAGCGGTAGGCGAGCCCCCGCTCGAGCATCCCGGCCAGCACCTCCTTGTAGCGGTCCATGCGCTGCATCTGGAAGAACGGGCCCTCGTCGGCATCCAGGCCCAGCCAGCGCATGCTCTCGAGGATGACGTCGACGGCCTCCTGCGACGAACGCTCCACATCGGTATCTTCGATGCGCAGCACGAACACGCCGCCCGTCGCCCGGGCGTAGGCCCAGGGGTAGAGCGCGGAGCGGATGTTGCCGAGGTGGATGAAGCCGGTGGGCGACGGCGCGAAGCGCGTGCGAACGGGGGCTGGGGAGGTGCTGCTCATGCCGTCAGGGTGTCGAGGCCGCGCGCGAGATCGGCCTT is drawn from Methylibium petroleiphilum PM1 and contains these coding sequences:
- a CDS encoding DUF3606 domain-containing protein, which encodes MVVETNPSSIASSARIDLLRDVDVAYWCRLLDVDHAQLRRAVQQVGPRAESVVRYLKRELPASGPEYDPPGG
- the ssuE gene encoding NADPH-dependent FMN reductase, with the protein product MKVISILGSPSLRSRSGALLQLAQARLQPHATTTETITVRDLPGQALLHAEFADTDIQAAIRKVLEAQVVLVATPIYKAAYSGLLKSFLDLLPQDGLRDKTVLPLATGGSAAHLLALDYALKPVLSALGARDILDAVYASDAQIPSVDGRYEVDAEIGVRVEQSLRSVIERDAVLARARGTPQPPWLSHRVRWAV
- the gltX gene encoding glutamate--tRNA ligase, with protein sequence MSSTSPAPVRTRFAPSPTGFIHLGNIRSALYPWAYARATGGVFVLRIEDTDVERSSQEAVDVILESMRWLGLDADEGPFFQMQRMDRYKEVLAGMLERGLAYRCYMAQAELDALRERQMAAKQKPRYDGTWRPEPGKTLPPVPAGVQPVIRFRSPIGGSVAWDDKVKGRIEFSNDELDDLVIARPDGTPTYNFCVVVDDADMQITHVIRGDDHVNNTPRQIHILRALGHEPPVYAHLPTVLNEQGEKMSKRHGAKPVTQYRDEGYLADAVVNYLARLGWSHGDDEIFSREQLVEWFNLDHLGKSAAQFDEAKLRWVGAQHLKRTDDAVLAPLVALQLHRLGLAAPTDERLAKLCGLFKDRCATTAELAQWLAMYFGDVTPSAEDLAAHVTDAVKPALSSLAVQFAEIAWDAASIQQAFKATLAEHGLKMPQLAHAVRVLVCGRAQTPSVDAVLALFARDTVLARLRAS